A window of Marinobacter salarius contains these coding sequences:
- the mtgA gene encoding monofunctional biosynthetic peptidoglycan transglycosylase yields MAQRSVIQKSLRALAWLLVGFLLLIIALIVLLRFVNPPTSTFMLGHLFSGSSHELRQEWVSLDEISPWVPLAVVASEDQRFPYHQGVDFSAIRKALAEYRAGQGLRGASTITQQTAKNLFLWNGRSFVRKALEAGLALGIDAIWPKRRIMEVYLNIAEFGHGIYGVEAASWAFFGIPASRLSQTQAARLAAVLPNPKVLSAASPSSYVWERVAWIRGQMAQLSGLHYLRGLYN; encoded by the coding sequence GTGGCTCAACGATCCGTGATCCAAAAATCCCTGCGTGCGCTTGCCTGGTTACTGGTGGGCTTTTTGCTGCTGATAATCGCATTGATTGTCTTGCTACGGTTCGTGAATCCGCCGACGTCCACCTTCATGCTGGGGCATCTGTTTTCCGGTTCCAGCCACGAGCTCAGACAAGAGTGGGTTAGCCTGGACGAGATATCACCCTGGGTACCGTTGGCAGTGGTGGCCAGTGAGGATCAACGCTTTCCGTACCATCAAGGGGTGGATTTCAGTGCCATTCGCAAGGCACTTGCGGAATATCGTGCGGGCCAGGGGTTGCGGGGCGCCAGCACCATCACCCAGCAAACGGCAAAAAACCTGTTCCTGTGGAACGGACGCAGTTTCGTACGCAAGGCGTTGGAGGCCGGGCTGGCGCTCGGTATCGACGCCATCTGGCCGAAGCGTCGGATCATGGAGGTGTACCTGAATATCGCCGAATTCGGCCATGGGATCTACGGTGTTGAGGCTGCCAGTTGGGCCTTTTTCGGCATCCCCGCCAGCCGGCTGTCGCAAACCCAGGCAGCACGGCTTGCCGCGGTTCTTCCCAACCCGAAAGTGCTCAGTGCCGCCAGTCCCTCGTCCTATGTATGGGAGAGGGTGGCCTGGATTCGTGGGCAGATGGCTCAGCTGTCGGGGTTGCATTATCTGCGTGGACTGTATAATTAA
- a CDS encoding lytic transglycosylase domain-containing protein, producing MISRKTLFTPSLAFLLLAFAAPVLADSIKRIVHADGTVEYTNVKGSGEKRASTKDEVVYRYTDDNGVVAYSGIQPASLNFDVIRFHCYACDPDSNVNWRTTPLFLSPYRDEIKTAAREFNVDPALVRAVIHAESAFNDKALSPKGAQGLMQLMPATAEELGVRNAMVAPENIRGGVNYLARMLKRFDGDIKLATAAYNAGPGAVGRHGGIPPYAETRAYVERVGILHQRYASN from the coding sequence ATGATAAGCAGAAAAACCCTTTTCACTCCCTCGCTGGCATTTCTTCTACTGGCCTTCGCTGCGCCCGTATTGGCGGACAGTATCAAACGCATTGTGCACGCCGACGGTACCGTGGAGTACACCAACGTTAAGGGCAGTGGCGAGAAGCGTGCGTCGACAAAAGACGAAGTGGTTTACCGTTATACCGACGACAATGGCGTGGTTGCCTATAGCGGTATCCAGCCCGCCAGCTTGAATTTCGATGTCATCCGGTTCCACTGCTACGCCTGTGACCCGGATTCCAACGTGAATTGGCGCACCACACCGCTGTTCCTGTCGCCCTACCGGGATGAGATCAAGACGGCCGCCAGGGAGTTCAACGTTGACCCCGCTCTTGTTCGGGCCGTCATCCATGCAGAATCGGCGTTTAATGACAAAGCCCTGTCGCCCAAGGGAGCCCAGGGGCTGATGCAGTTAATGCCTGCCACCGCAGAGGAGCTGGGTGTTCGTAATGCCATGGTTGCCCCGGAGAACATTCGCGGTGGAGTCAATTACCTGGCCCGTATGCTCAAGCGCTTCGACGGTGACATCAAGCTGGCAACGGCCGCTTACAATGCCGGCCCTGGAGCTGTCGGGCGCCATGGTGGCATACCACCCTACGCAGAAACTCGCGCCTACGTGGAACGGGTTGGAATCCTTCACCAGCGCTACGCCAGTAACTGA
- a CDS encoding pseudouridine synthase, translating into MKLSRILSNQNGVSRKQANALVAAGTVTVDGCICRETAREVDRFSTVACNGSVIQHGDLAHYLMLNKPAGYLSATADKVHKTVMELIDPELRKDLHIAGRLDRASTGLLILTNDGTWSRRLTEPRGKLPKVYRVTTVEPVSTDAIEHFAQGIWFEYEQLTTSPARLEPLSANESRVTIYEGRYHQIKRMFHATGNRVSSLHREQMGAITLDPTLKPGEFRPLTTREVILE; encoded by the coding sequence ATGAAGCTTTCCCGAATTCTCAGTAATCAAAACGGTGTCAGCCGCAAGCAGGCCAACGCTCTGGTCGCCGCCGGAACGGTTACAGTGGACGGTTGTATCTGCAGGGAGACAGCCCGGGAAGTCGACCGTTTCAGCACTGTAGCCTGCAACGGCAGTGTAATCCAGCACGGGGACCTGGCCCACTACCTGATGCTGAACAAACCGGCCGGATACCTCAGTGCCACGGCAGACAAGGTTCACAAAACCGTAATGGAGCTGATCGACCCGGAACTGCGAAAAGACCTTCACATTGCCGGTAGGCTCGACCGCGCCAGCACCGGTTTGTTGATACTGACCAATGATGGAACCTGGTCACGAAGGCTTACGGAGCCCAGGGGAAAGCTCCCCAAAGTCTACCGGGTCACCACGGTCGAACCGGTTTCAACCGATGCCATAGAGCACTTCGCACAAGGAATCTGGTTCGAATACGAACAGCTGACCACCTCGCCTGCGCGCCTGGAGCCGCTGTCTGCCAACGAATCCAGGGTAACGATCTACGAGGGCCGCTATCATCAGATCAAGCGTATGTTCCACGCAACGGGCAACCGTGTGAGTAGCCTGCACCGGGAACAAATGGGCGCGATCACACTGGACCCAACGCTGAAGCCCGGGGAATTCCGACCACTCACCACCCGCGAAGTTATTCTGGAATAA
- a CDS encoding PHB depolymerase family esterase yields the protein MFQLIARQVRGGTLSALLASAALMIPALPAFAGQTDSYTLPQQSYNQSRARNYKVYVPSNVQSPAPMVMALHGCKQTNNDVLNDWGLKAAADEYGFILVAPFITSYDGLRNENCWGFWFDHHRHEGAGEVEDLHQIAQAVEANYTIDANRRYITGLSSGGAMATVASVAHNEYWAAAAPASGLPYGEDSASVSLSGQCPGSATFHSVSRVSSDMQSEVDDQYPIPLMVLQNENDCTVVKEAADNTRDAHLQVFGESGFKTTGQAYASSVACSPYYQNNHSCEHIRYTQDGTSGTRSVVETVYLDGPLSTPNTQDTNHGHYWVGGENGNNGKWSVRVGPSYPDIIWDFFNRHSRDGTEPEGFPVITLIGDNPMTVAINTTFTDPGATGQDAEDGSLTVTADCSGVDTSTVGTYTCDYSATDSDSNTTTKSRQVEVYDPNAPTETCEQATASPSAHISANRAYAGGNSNLRAYASGDDIDIGGSFDTWSNVTLYEGDPGLWYTSEPSACSGTGGGGDDGSGGDVTCQDWNDTHLNHDTAGRAYYSGGYYTTGGNDYLGAVSGTYSWVKETDSGVFEAGQCN from the coding sequence ATGTTCCAACTCATCGCACGTCAGGTGCGTGGTGGCACGCTATCGGCATTGCTGGCCTCCGCCGCCCTGATGATTCCTGCTCTTCCTGCGTTCGCAGGCCAGACAGATTCCTATACCCTGCCACAGCAATCCTACAACCAGTCCAGAGCCCGTAACTACAAGGTGTACGTGCCCTCGAACGTGCAATCGCCTGCACCCATGGTGATGGCATTGCATGGTTGCAAACAGACCAACAACGACGTGCTCAATGACTGGGGGTTGAAAGCCGCCGCCGATGAGTACGGATTCATTCTGGTTGCCCCCTTCATTACCAGCTACGACGGGCTGCGTAATGAAAACTGTTGGGGCTTCTGGTTTGATCACCATCGCCACGAAGGCGCCGGCGAAGTGGAAGACCTGCACCAGATTGCACAGGCTGTTGAGGCCAATTACACCATTGACGCCAATCGCCGTTATATCACCGGCCTGTCTTCCGGCGGTGCCATGGCAACCGTAGCCTCGGTGGCCCACAACGAATACTGGGCGGCGGCCGCGCCTGCCTCGGGCCTGCCGTACGGTGAGGATTCTGCGTCTGTCTCGTTGTCCGGACAGTGTCCCGGCAGTGCGACGTTTCACAGCGTATCGCGGGTATCCTCCGACATGCAGTCGGAGGTGGACGACCAGTATCCAATCCCGCTCATGGTGTTGCAGAACGAGAATGACTGCACTGTGGTGAAAGAGGCGGCTGATAACACCCGGGATGCGCACCTACAGGTGTTCGGCGAGTCCGGGTTCAAGACTACGGGCCAAGCCTATGCTTCCTCTGTCGCCTGTTCGCCTTACTACCAGAACAACCACAGCTGCGAGCACATCCGTTATACCCAGGATGGCACCAGCGGAACACGTTCGGTGGTTGAAACCGTCTACCTGGATGGACCCTTGTCGACACCCAATACCCAGGACACCAACCATGGCCATTATTGGGTAGGTGGCGAGAATGGTAATAATGGCAAATGGTCCGTGAGGGTGGGGCCCAGTTATCCGGATATTATCTGGGATTTCTTTAACCGTCACAGCCGCGATGGAACCGAGCCTGAGGGTTTCCCGGTCATCACGTTGATCGGCGATAACCCGATGACGGTGGCGATCAACACCACGTTTACCGATCCGGGTGCCACCGGGCAGGATGCCGAGGACGGTTCATTGACGGTAACGGCTGACTGCAGTGGGGTGGATACGTCAACGGTTGGAACCTACACCTGTGACTACAGTGCGACCGACAGCGACAGCAACACCACGACAAAAAGCCGTCAGGTCGAGGTGTATGATCCCAACGCACCAACCGAGACCTGCGAGCAGGCGACAGCGTCGCCCAGTGCCCACATCTCGGCAAACCGGGCCTACGCTGGAGGTAACTCCAACCTGAGGGCCTATGCCAGTGGCGACGACATCGACATCGGGGGCTCCTTCGACACCTGGAGCAATGTCACCCTCTATGAGGGCGATCCGGGGCTATGGTATACGTCCGAACCCAGCGCCTGCAGCGGAACCGGCGGAGGCGGTGATGATGGCTCCGGCGGCGATGTCACCTGCCAGGACTGGAACGACACCCATCTCAACCATGATACCGCTGGCCGGGCGTACTATTCAGGGGGGTACTACACCACCGGTGGGAACGATTACCTGGGCGCGGTATCCGGCACCTACAGCTGGGTGAAGGAGACCGACAGCGGCGTCTTCGAAGCCGGCCAATGTAACTGA
- a CDS encoding LysE family translocator gives MSLNLALLSAFIPTFFVVSITPGMCMTLALSLGITIGVKRALWMMAGELVGVAVVATAAAVGVATFMLKYPTAFAVFKYAGGAYLAWLGIQMWRSRGKMAMPEEDSQPVESSRLQLALQGFVTAIANPKGWAFFIALLPPFIDSKLPIAPQLTALILIILGLEFLCLQLYAHGGKTLRKALKQGGGVRTVNRVAGSLMVLVGAWLAFG, from the coding sequence ATGTCACTGAACCTGGCCTTGTTGTCTGCGTTTATCCCAACCTTCTTTGTGGTGTCCATTACGCCGGGTATGTGTATGACCCTGGCGCTGTCCCTCGGCATCACTATTGGCGTGAAGCGGGCGTTGTGGATGATGGCCGGAGAATTGGTTGGTGTGGCCGTAGTGGCGACTGCAGCGGCGGTGGGTGTGGCCACCTTCATGTTGAAATACCCAACGGCATTCGCTGTATTTAAGTATGCAGGCGGCGCCTACCTTGCCTGGCTGGGCATCCAGATGTGGCGGTCGCGGGGTAAAATGGCCATGCCGGAAGAGGATTCGCAACCGGTGGAGAGCTCACGATTACAACTGGCGCTCCAGGGGTTTGTGACCGCTATTGCCAACCCCAAGGGCTGGGCGTTTTTCATCGCGCTATTGCCACCGTTTATCGACAGTAAGCTGCCGATAGCACCACAACTTACGGCTCTCATCCTGATTATATTGGGATTGGAGTTCCTCTGCCTTCAGCTCTATGCCCATGGTGGAAAGACTCTGCGCAAGGCGCTAAAGCAGGGCGGTGGTGTTCGCACGGTTAACCGCGTGGCTGGCAGTCTGATGGTTCTGGTGGGCGCCTGGCTGGCGTTCGGTTAG
- a CDS encoding shikimate kinase — MNTSRSNVVLIGMPGSGKSTVGVLLAKQLGLGFIDTDLLIQEEAGRTLQDIVDGDGYQALRRIEEQVLLRLDVRRQVISTGGSAVYSEPAMTHLKADGLVVFLDIPLEVVVARIGDYSARGISRRPDQSLEQLFWERFELYSRAADVTVNCVGKSQEDVCDDISSVILQMPATR, encoded by the coding sequence TTGAATACGTCCCGCAGCAACGTTGTACTCATCGGAATGCCCGGCAGCGGTAAAAGCACGGTTGGGGTGCTGCTGGCAAAACAGCTTGGTTTGGGGTTTATTGATACGGACCTGCTGATTCAGGAGGAAGCAGGCCGTACCTTACAGGACATAGTCGACGGCGATGGCTATCAGGCACTAAGGCGAATCGAGGAGCAGGTATTGCTGAGGCTGGATGTGCGGCGTCAGGTGATATCCACGGGCGGTAGTGCTGTCTACAGCGAACCTGCGATGACTCACCTGAAAGCTGATGGTCTCGTGGTGTTTCTTGATATTCCGCTGGAGGTGGTCGTTGCGCGGATAGGGGATTATAGCGCCCGGGGCATCTCCCGGCGACCGGATCAGTCGCTGGAACAGCTGTTTTGGGAACGTTTTGAGCTTTACTCGAGGGCTGCGGACGTGACGGTAAATTGTGTTGGCAAGAGTCAGGAGGATGTGTGCGATGACATATCGTCGGTGATACTGCAGATGCCGGCGACACGTTAA
- a CDS encoding DUF1328 domain-containing protein, whose product MLYWAIVCLIVAVIAGVLGFGGIAGTAAGFAKILFFIFLVLLVISLVANALRGKGPKP is encoded by the coding sequence ATGCTCTATTGGGCTATTGTATGCCTGATCGTCGCGGTAATCGCCGGCGTACTTGGTTTTGGTGGTATCGCGGGGACAGCCGCAGGGTTTGCGAAAATTCTGTTCTTTATCTTTCTGGTTCTGCTGGTTATTTCACTGGTGGCCAACGCGCTTCGGGGCAAAGGACCAAAACCCTAG